The following coding sequences are from one Haploplasma axanthum window:
- a CDS encoding endonuclease I family protein, which yields MKKTLGFILLLITTFILVSCGKEPQTHTIRVYDKDVNINNYFIEHGEIFTKDKLTGIVTNDNFKFWSTSKDGIEYTFDIKITADLSLYSVYESILPPTPNNKVRITLVIDGNQSTFDIDKGSSLTEAILNSKYTGSKTIKHWSTTNNGSKYQLPVTADGSLTLYAVFNSNNNNNGEIDFSLFNGYYNALSTDFIASKLKTELARIISTGTNIKSYSSSDWATLKKADLSLNSTSTVWLIYNGEDRSVNLSGGSAGQWNKEHVMAKSWLESAGYTNFTGNQHNLRAADVKINRDRGNKRFIDGSGNYNNSSSFFPGDDHKGDVARILLYGLIKYPNLKINSMITNNNPWDVLLKWHLEDPVDEFEIKRNNVIHDMQGNRNPFIDYPNLVYLLWPEHYPSK from the coding sequence ATGAAAAAAACACTAGGTTTTATATTATTATTAATCACAACTTTTATCTTAGTTAGTTGTGGGAAAGAACCTCAAACACATACTATTAGAGTATATGACAAAGATGTTAATATCAATAACTATTTTATTGAGCATGGTGAAATCTTTACAAAAGATAAACTAACAGGCATAGTAACAAATGATAACTTTAAGTTTTGGTCTACTAGTAAAGATGGAATTGAGTATACTTTCGATATAAAAATCACTGCAGATTTATCTTTATATTCTGTCTATGAATCGATATTACCACCAACACCAAATAATAAAGTAAGAATTACATTAGTAATTGATGGCAACCAATCAACATTTGATATTGATAAAGGTAGTTCATTAACAGAGGCAATTCTAAATAGTAAATATACTGGTTCTAAGACTATTAAGCATTGGTCAACAACAAATAATGGTAGTAAATATCAATTACCGGTTACTGCAGATGGCTCATTAACACTCTACGCTGTTTTCAATTCAAATAATAACAATAACGGAGAAATAGATTTTAGCTTGTTTAATGGCTATTATAATGCATTAAGCACTGATTTTATTGCTAGCAAACTAAAAACTGAACTTGCAAGAATTATAAGCACAGGAACAAATATTAAATCCTATAGTTCAAGTGATTGGGCTACACTAAAAAAAGCAGATTTATCTTTAAATAGTACAAGTACTGTTTGGTTAATCTATAATGGCGAAGATCGTTCTGTTAATCTTAGTGGTGGCAGTGCCGGACAATGGAACAAGGAGCATGTTATGGCTAAGAGTTGGTTAGAAAGTGCAGGATACACTAATTTTACAGGTAATCAACATAATCTAAGAGCTGCCGATGTTAAAATAAATAGGGATCGTGGTAATAAACGTTTTATTGATGGAAGTGGAAATTATAACAATTCTTCTTCTTTCTTCCCAGGCGATGATCATAAAGGGGATGTGGCAAGAATTCTTCTTTATGGACTAATTAAATATCCAAACCTTAAAATAAATTCAATGATTACTAATAACAATCCTTGGGATGTGTTATTAAAATGGCATTTAGAAGATCCAGTTGATGAATTTGAGATTAAACGTAATAATGTAATTCATGACATGCAAGGTAATAGAAATCCTTTTATTGATTATCCAAACCTAGTATATCTTTTATGGCCAGAGCATTACCCATCAAAATAA
- a CDS encoding CBS domain-containing protein, with protein MNILFHLLPKEKVAYINENSTLRQAMEKMEFHRYTAVPIISDEGKYVGVLREGDILWYIKNLEKFEIQLAEKVTIKELPRKKDHNEVSINTDMERLVELSIDQNFIPVVDDRGNFIGIVTRKSIITYLANGKGENK; from the coding sequence ATGAATATATTATTTCACTTACTTCCCAAAGAAAAAGTAGCTTATATTAATGAAAATTCAACTCTTAGACAAGCGATGGAAAAGATGGAATTTCATAGATATACTGCTGTTCCTATTATTAGTGATGAGGGAAAATATGTTGGTGTGCTAAGAGAAGGAGATATTTTATGGTATATAAAGAATCTTGAGAAGTTTGAAATTCAATTAGCAGAGAAAGTAACGATTAAAGAATTACCAAGAAAAAAAGATCATAATGAAGTATCAATTAATACCGATATGGAGAGATTAGTTGAGTTATCAATAGACCAGAATTTTATTCCGGTTGTTGATGATAGAGGTAATTTTATTGGTATTGTAACGAGAAAATCAATAATAACATATTTAGCAAATGGAAAAGGAGAAAACAAATGA
- a CDS encoding endonuclease yields MKKLLLVVNIVIFSIVLVSCNFIRKEKFRVTFKLDGEVHEQKEIEKGNLITKPSEPNKVGFEIIGWYKDINDEETKWNFETDKVLEHLELTGKWKRKDNYLEIQDLRHEDSILTWLEIPNAEYEIRLLYNIERTSNNSFDISKYKEIIAEKEILTIVPIKEGFIGLERVIDVQYKKANEKENINLNFDSLSKGNYASSMIDFSGFIFELNGALIGTSASDLKNGAKSVRMQENGFISFVTGINRFQRLTFNLGTYGTNNDSNVNVYVKGFTETEYRQIKTFKTIKELVNVEVSINDVPEDIRNNTLLFKIEKDNVANARVNIDDLIVYDLGEEKYIIGADEDIDLLPYYESVRGLKGEKLVEELRIILNTNFNSLKYEDAKYVLANSDRNPLDGNNSLLGMYDNDSIVTYWTTGANAWQREHVWPNSRLGIERVKESSRNQGSDMHNLRAITGINQTRSNRHFTNGNGVATKVGSNAFYPGDDHKGDVARILLYMAVKYDFLMLTKNETLLSNSDSYLPKGAYGGRLDLLLDWHNDDQVDEFEKNRNEFIFSGVAKKENGSSISPQGNRNPFIDHPELFTEVYNYFLNADLKRLANMNVSVDLIIDYYKFMMDMKNI; encoded by the coding sequence ATGAAAAAACTTTTATTAGTAGTTAATATTGTTATATTCTCTATTGTTTTAGTATCATGTAACTTTATTAGAAAAGAAAAATTTCGAGTAACTTTCAAATTAGATGGTGAGGTACATGAACAAAAAGAAATTGAAAAAGGAAATTTAATTACTAAACCAAGTGAACCAAATAAAGTTGGGTTTGAAATAATTGGTTGGTATAAAGATATAAATGATGAAGAAACAAAATGGAATTTTGAGACTGATAAAGTTTTAGAACATTTAGAATTAACTGGTAAATGGAAAAGAAAAGATAATTATTTAGAAATCCAAGATTTACGGCATGAAGATTCAATTCTTACTTGGCTTGAAATTCCAAATGCTGAATATGAAATAAGGCTTTTATACAACATAGAACGAACTAGCAATAATTCTTTTGATATTAGTAAGTATAAAGAAATTATTGCAGAAAAAGAAATACTGACTATTGTTCCTATAAAAGAAGGTTTTATAGGTTTGGAGAGAGTCATTGATGTTCAATATAAAAAAGCAAATGAAAAAGAGAATATAAATTTAAATTTTGATTCATTAAGTAAAGGAAATTATGCATCAAGTATGATTGATTTTTCAGGATTTATTTTCGAACTCAATGGTGCTTTAATTGGTACAAGTGCTAGCGATTTAAAAAATGGAGCAAAGTCAGTTAGAATGCAAGAAAATGGATTTATTTCATTTGTTACTGGAATAAATAGATTCCAACGATTAACATTTAATTTGGGTACATATGGAACTAATAATGATTCAAATGTTAATGTTTATGTAAAAGGATTTACAGAAACTGAATATAGACAAATTAAAACATTTAAAACAATTAAAGAATTAGTAAATGTTGAAGTTAGTATTAATGATGTGCCAGAAGATATAAGAAATAATACGTTATTGTTTAAAATAGAAAAAGATAATGTAGCAAATGCCAGGGTTAATATTGATGATTTAATTGTTTATGATTTAGGAGAAGAAAAATACATAATTGGTGCTGATGAAGATATTGATTTACTTCCATATTACGAATCGGTAAGAGGATTGAAGGGTGAAAAATTAGTTGAAGAACTTAGAATCATTCTAAATACAAATTTTAATTCCTTAAAATATGAAGACGCAAAATATGTTTTAGCAAACAGTGATAGAAACCCACTTGATGGTAATAATTCATTACTTGGCATGTATGATAATGATTCAATCGTTACTTATTGGACTACAGGTGCAAATGCATGGCAAAGAGAGCATGTTTGGCCTAATTCAAGACTTGGTATTGAAAGAGTTAAGGAAAGTAGTAGGAATCAAGGGAGCGATATGCATAACCTAAGAGCGATAACTGGTATTAATCAAACAAGATCGAATAGGCATTTTACAAATGGAAATGGTGTTGCAACTAAAGTTGGATCAAATGCATTTTATCCTGGTGATGATCATAAGGGCGATGTCGCTAGAATTCTTCTTTATATGGCAGTTAAGTATGATTTCTTAATGTTAACTAAAAATGAAACATTACTTAGCAACAGTGATTCATACTTACCAAAAGGTGCATATGGTGGAAGACTTGATTTATTGCTTGATTGGCATAATGATGATCAGGTTGATGAATTTGAAAAAAATAGAAATGAATTTATATTTTCAGGTGTAGCAAAAAAAGAAAATGGATCTAGTATCTCTCCTCAGGGAAATAGAAATCCATTTATTGATCATCCTGAGTTGTTTACAGAAGTATATAATTATTTTTTAAATGCAGATTTAAAAAGACTGGCTAATATGAATGTTAGTGTTGACTTAATTATTGATTATTATAAGTTTATGATGGATATGAAAAATATTTAA
- a CDS encoding M3 family oligoendopeptidase: MKFSEYKYERPNIKKYEEEAKRLLDLIATGKTAKEEIAAINEFHKLDEEVSTMLTLASIRNSINTKDEFYEQEQEFFDENMPHLQAISNEFTNKLLASKNRVELEKEFGKLIFDQAEVSKKIFKPEIIEDLQLENKLSTEYSKLTSSAHIEFDGGVYNLSQMAPFTQSKDRDTRKRANLAVSKFFNDNLESYDRIYDQMVKVRTEIAKKLGYDNYVQLGYDRFGRTDYTKKEVALYRKQIFEDVVPFVEELTKRKAKRLGIKNPQSYDLSLSFLSGNPTPKGDREWQVLKATKMYNEMSKETSEFFNFMLENELLELDSKPGKQGGGYCTYIPSYRAPFIFANFNGTSHDVDVLTHEAGHAFQVYQSRDLIPEYRWPTMEAAEIHSMSMEFLAWPWIHEFFQEDTEKYKFDHLASSVSFLPYGALVDHFQHEVYENPGMSPEERRQTWRKLEKAYLPFKKYDEDSFLENGGFWFRQGHIFSSPFYYIDYTLAQVCAFQYWTKSRNDYKSAWESYLNLCKQGGSKSFLGLVNYVNLRNPFEKGSIKEIMEPIKKYLDSVDDKKL; this comes from the coding sequence ATGAAATTTAGCGAATATAAATACGAAAGACCAAATATTAAAAAATATGAAGAAGAAGCAAAGAGACTTTTAGATTTAATTGCAACAGGTAAAACTGCTAAGGAAGAAATAGCAGCAATTAATGAATTCCACAAATTAGATGAAGAAGTATCTACAATGCTAACATTAGCATCAATTAGAAATAGTATTAATACAAAAGATGAGTTCTATGAACAAGAACAAGAATTCTTTGATGAAAATATGCCTCACTTACAAGCAATTAGTAATGAATTTACAAATAAATTACTTGCTAGTAAGAATAGAGTTGAGTTAGAAAAAGAATTTGGAAAATTAATTTTCGATCAAGCAGAAGTTTCTAAAAAAATATTTAAACCAGAAATAATTGAAGATTTACAATTAGAAAACAAATTATCGACTGAATATTCAAAACTTACATCAAGTGCACATATTGAATTTGATGGAGGAGTTTATAATTTAAGTCAAATGGCACCTTTTACACAATCAAAAGATCGTGATACAAGAAAAAGAGCTAATCTTGCAGTATCAAAATTCTTTAATGATAATCTAGAATCATATGATAGAATCTATGATCAAATGGTTAAAGTTAGAACTGAGATTGCTAAAAAATTAGGATATGATAATTATGTTCAATTAGGATATGACAGATTTGGTAGAACTGATTATACTAAAAAAGAGGTTGCATTATATAGAAAACAAATCTTTGAAGATGTTGTTCCATTTGTTGAAGAACTTACAAAAAGAAAAGCAAAACGTTTAGGAATTAAAAATCCTCAAAGTTATGATTTATCATTATCATTTTTATCAGGTAATCCTACACCAAAAGGTGATAGAGAATGGCAAGTTCTTAAAGCAACTAAAATGTATAATGAAATGTCAAAAGAAACAAGCGAATTCTTTAACTTTATGTTAGAAAATGAATTGTTAGAATTAGATAGTAAACCAGGAAAACAAGGTGGTGGATATTGTACATATATTCCATCATATAGAGCTCCATTTATATTTGCTAATTTCAACGGAACTAGTCATGATGTGGATGTTTTAACACATGAAGCAGGACATGCATTCCAAGTTTATCAAAGTAGAGATTTAATTCCTGAATATCGTTGGCCAACAATGGAAGCTGCTGAAATTCATTCAATGAGTATGGAATTTCTAGCTTGGCCATGGATTCATGAATTTTTCCAAGAAGATACTGAGAAATATAAATTTGATCATTTAGCTAGTTCAGTAAGTTTCTTACCATATGGTGCTCTTGTAGATCATTTCCAACATGAAGTTTATGAAAATCCTGGAATGAGTCCAGAAGAAAGACGTCAAACATGGAGAAAACTAGAAAAAGCTTATTTACCATTCAAAAAATATGATGAAGATTCATTCTTAGAAAATGGTGGATTCTGGTTTAGACAAGGTCATATATTTAGTAGTCCATTTTATTATATTGATTATACACTTGCTCAAGTATGTGCATTCCAATATTGGACAAAGAGTAGAAATGATTATAAGAGTGCATGGGAAAGTTATTTGAATTTATGTAAACAAGGTGGTTCAAAGAGTTTCTTAGGACTTGTTAATTATGTTAATTTAAGAAATCCTTTTGAAAAAGGAAGTATTAAAGAAATTATGGAACCGATAAAGAAATATTTAGATTCAGTTGACGATAAGAAATTATAA
- a CDS encoding endonuclease I family protein — MKKILYLILLITSSIILVSCGKEPSKTYTIKVYDNNSLINNYFVEHGNSLSKEEFDTLITKDNFKYWSTSKDGVKYTFELPITSDLELYAVYSNNDNGNPIPTPNTDYKISLYINNQIYKEFNMPKNSLLSKSEMNSYYTESNKDQFLHWSTKINGTEFDYTLPLNTNLILYGVFKALPNPDGINVNFDSIKYYQGYGLDGLLGQLLINKLNTRLYDGTNIRNYGSGLNSILTEADTSPVTKKLWTIYDGISSFGNKEHVMPKSWYIGYPGYSKNKGDVHNLRVSKTSTNSARSNYGYFDKNGGWELDKTAKRFYPGDDHKGDTARIYFYMMIMVKDALDFSNNNVKANLNNKGNEYRTVFENDGFMQLLKWHLEDPVDEFEIHRNEVLFGFQGNRNPFIDFPDLVYLVWPEHYKLNN; from the coding sequence ATGAAAAAAATACTATATCTAATTTTATTAATAACTTCTTCTATCATCTTAGTTAGTTGTGGTAAAGAGCCCTCAAAAACATACACTATTAAAGTCTATGATAATAATTCATTGATCAATAACTATTTTGTTGAACATGGTAACTCACTAAGTAAAGAAGAATTTGATACTTTGATTACAAAAGATAATTTCAAATATTGGTCTACTTCCAAAGATGGTGTTAAATATACCTTTGAACTACCTATAACTAGTGATTTAGAGTTATATGCTGTATATTCTAACAACGATAATGGTAATCCAATTCCTACTCCTAATACAGACTATAAGATTAGTCTATATATAAATAATCAAATATATAAAGAGTTTAATATGCCTAAGAACAGCTTATTATCAAAATCAGAAATGAATTCTTACTATACAGAAAGTAATAAAGATCAATTTCTTCATTGGTCTACAAAAATAAACGGCACTGAATTTGATTATACTTTACCACTAAATACAAACCTAATTCTCTACGGTGTATTTAAAGCACTACCAAATCCTGATGGAATTAATGTTAACTTCGATAGTATTAAATACTATCAAGGTTATGGTCTTGATGGTCTATTAGGTCAATTACTTATCAACAAACTAAATACTAGACTTTATGATGGTACTAACATTAGAAATTATGGCAGTGGCTTAAACAGTATTTTAACTGAAGCAGATACTAGCCCTGTTACTAAAAAACTTTGGACGATATATGATGGTATTTCAAGTTTCGGTAATAAAGAACATGTAATGCCAAAATCTTGGTATATCGGCTATCCTGGATATTCAAAGAATAAAGGTGATGTTCATAACTTAAGAGTCAGTAAAACAAGTACAAATAGTGCAAGATCAAATTATGGTTACTTTGATAAAAATGGTGGATGGGAATTAGACAAAACAGCTAAACGCTTTTATCCGGGTGATGATCATAAAGGCGATACAGCAAGAATTTATTTTTATATGATGATTATGGTTAAAGATGCCTTAGATTTTTCAAATAATAATGTTAAAGCAAATCTTAATAATAAAGGAAATGAATATCGAACAGTTTTCGAAAATGACGGATTTATGCAACTTCTTAAATGGCATTTAGAAGACCCAGTTGATGAGTTTGAGATTCATAGAAATGAAGTTTTATTTGGTTTTCAAGGAAATAGAAATCCATTCATTGATTTCCCAGACTTAGTATATCTAGTATGGCCAGAACACTATAAACTTAATAATTAA
- a CDS encoding NUDIX hydrolase, producing the protein MSFLKIKKDKNNLEYVDLPNAVAAFIVNQKNEVIIVNVKRPLIDSSIEIPAGLIDNDETEESAIIRELIEETSIDFSDEINDKTFNIQFNSAIGYSNQLLTLYVFRTKKEIIFKKEKLDQEIINVGLINIEKLDEIISNKELIDYKTILGLSVYKKL; encoded by the coding sequence ATGTCATTTTTAAAAATAAAGAAAGATAAAAATAATTTAGAATATGTTGATTTACCTAATGCTGTTGCAGCATTTATAGTTAATCAAAAAAATGAAGTTATTATTGTTAATGTTAAAAGACCACTCATAGATTCATCAATTGAAATACCTGCAGGGTTAATTGATAATGATGAGACAGAAGAATCTGCAATAATTAGAGAGTTAATAGAAGAAACAAGTATTGATTTTAGTGATGAGATTAATGATAAAACATTTAATATCCAATTTAATTCTGCAATAGGATATTCAAATCAATTATTAACACTATATGTTTTTAGAACAAAAAAAGAAATTATTTTTAAAAAAGAAAAACTTGATCAAGAAATAATTAATGTCGGATTAATTAATATCGAAAAATTAGATGAAATAATAAGTAATAAGGAATTAATAGATTATAAAACAATCCTTGGATTATCAGTATATAAAAAATTATAA
- a CDS encoding GNAT family N-acetyltransferase, protein MFNVYNNNYSITKLYDFYVCFTLKYTDMIVIDIELFKEILKNSFTYFKSIDNDIFSLAILSKKDNLSFIQIYFDNSYDLDFLKFIETHQKEINQKEIWIHCFSPYQLPFKIKDTYMHTNYQGVIENSKLHKFYIENKYKFNSVQETLFMMLSKKNKPTLSIELVSIHKEKNVCISYYNKNIHSGFNYFLKELKNSNWEKVLSETNKPILVATINNNVVGFAGPLSVANDKRGEFSGIGVINDAQGFGLGKLLFYNLHQELYKMGATYMSLYTGRTNKALKIYQDAGFEIVQSFVTLKKTL, encoded by the coding sequence TTGTTTAATGTTTATAATAATAACTATTCAATTACTAAACTTTATGATTTTTATGTTTGTTTCACTTTGAAATATACCGATATGATTGTTATTGATATTGAACTATTTAAAGAAATTTTGAAAAACTCTTTTACTTACTTTAAAAGTATTGATAATGATATTTTTTCTTTAGCTATATTATCAAAAAAAGATAATTTGTCTTTTATTCAAATTTACTTTGATAATAGTTATGATTTAGATTTTTTAAAATTCATTGAAACACATCAAAAGGAAATAAATCAAAAAGAAATTTGGATTCACTGCTTCTCACCATATCAATTACCTTTTAAAATAAAAGATACTTATATGCATACAAATTATCAAGGTGTAATAGAAAATAGTAAACTTCATAAATTTTATATTGAAAATAAATATAAATTTAACAGTGTTCAAGAAACCTTATTTATGATGCTTTCAAAAAAGAACAAACCTACATTATCAATAGAATTAGTTTCTATACATAAAGAAAAAAATGTATGTATTAGTTACTATAACAAAAACATACATTCTGGATTTAATTATTTCTTAAAAGAATTAAAGAATTCTAATTGGGAAAAAGTTTTATCTGAAACTAATAAGCCTATCTTAGTTGCAACAATTAATAATAACGTAGTTGGATTTGCAGGCCCATTGAGTGTTGCAAATGATAAAAGAGGCGAATTTTCAGGTATTGGTGTCATTAACGATGCTCAGGGTTTTGGTCTTGGAAAACTTCTATTTTATAATCTCCATCAAGAGTTATATAAAATGGGTGCAACCTATATGAGTTTATATACAGGTAGAACTAATAAAGCACTAAAAATATATCAAGATGCTGGCTTCGAAATTGTTCAATCTTTCGTAACATTAAAAAAGACTTTATAA
- a CDS encoding endonuclease I family protein — protein sequence MKKIFYLLLLITTSIILVSCAKEPSKTYTIKVYDNDSLINNYFIEHGESLDKEEFDTLITSENFKYWSTSKDGVKYTFELPITSDLELYSVYESVLPPTPINKIRITLIIDSKQSTFELDKDSLLTEEILTSKYTGSKTIKHWSATNNGTKYMFPISVTTDLTFYAVFETNSIPDPTPEPTEPIDLGTYYKSVKGLNGDSLKNGLNKVIGTAKATSYDQVKAVLVRADLVYGSTNRLHLIYDSKETHNKWDNAATWNREHVWPQSKLNGAPKGESHNLRASDVKTNSNRGNDPFAEGSGDYGKRVSGGYFPGDEHKGDVARIVMYMIVRYPQLNFGNSIGSKEMFLRWHKEDAVSNFEKQRNDVIHDMQGNRNPFIDHPEFADMIWGSKVTKTSIINNTNKVLINLISTEILFFEEKRNYIQ from the coding sequence ATGAAAAAAATATTTTACTTACTACTCTTAATCACTACTTCAATTATTCTAGTTAGTTGTGCTAAAGAACCCTCAAAAACATATACTATTAAAGTCTATGATAATGATTCATTAATAAATAATTACTTTATTGAGCACGGTGAATCTTTAGATAAAGAAGAATTTGATACTCTAATTACTTCTGAAAATTTTAAATATTGGTCTACTTCCAAAGATGGTGTTAAGTATACTTTTGAACTGCCTATAACTAGTGATTTAGAGTTATATTCTGTTTATGAATCTGTATTACCACCAACACCTATTAATAAAATAAGAATCACATTAATAATTGATAGCAAACAATCAACATTTGAACTTGATAAAGATAGTTTACTAACAGAAGAAATCTTAACTAGTAAATATACTGGTTCAAAGACTATTAAACATTGGTCTGCAACAAATAATGGAACAAAATATATGTTCCCCATATCAGTAACAACAGATCTAACATTTTATGCTGTTTTTGAAACTAATAGCATCCCTGATCCAACTCCTGAACCTACTGAGCCAATTGATTTAGGAACTTATTATAAGAGTGTTAAAGGTCTTAATGGTGACAGCCTTAAAAATGGTTTAAATAAAGTAATTGGTACTGCAAAAGCAACTTCTTATGATCAAGTAAAAGCTGTTCTAGTAAGAGCCGATTTAGTTTATGGCTCAACTAATAGATTACACTTGATTTATGATAGTAAAGAAACACATAATAAATGGGATAATGCAGCAACATGGAATAGAGAACACGTTTGGCCACAATCTAAATTAAATGGTGCTCCAAAAGGTGAATCTCATAATTTAAGAGCATCTGATGTTAAAACAAATAGTAATCGTGGTAATGATCCTTTTGCAGAAGGAAGTGGTGATTATGGTAAACGAGTTTCTGGCGGATATTTCCCTGGTGATGAACATAAGGGTGATGTGGCAAGAATTGTAATGTATATGATTGTTAGATATCCACAATTGAATTTTGGAAACAGTATTGGATCAAAAGAAATGTTTCTAAGATGGCACAAGGAAGATGCAGTTAGTAATTTTGAAAAACAAAGAAATGACGTAATCCATGATATGCAAGGAAATAGAAACCCATTTATCGATCATCCGGAATTCGCAGATATGATTTGGGGATCAAAAGTAACTAAAACATCAATTATCAATAATACTAATAAGGTACTAATCAATCTTATATCAACTGAAATACTATTTTTTGAAGAAAAACGTAATTACATACAATAA
- a CDS encoding O-antigen ligase family protein: protein MTNEYLEKNRIQILLPIFALLSFTTWVLKIPQIYNIILYLTILFLLIIFKFKTFTLIMFSLFSLMSNFRADKHQLVFQIVFGVLSIYLVFQLLYKCLYKKQKLKGKLLIPLIIFLGYSLITFIWTVNVVSAISRVSIIIQGYVLYLALVNSDDKVEFKEISWFFSLFLLTLSFEYIVILARANVFFNFETKYYLMDLWANPNIVATVFAIGFVPSLYKYFIKDGSKLKYLYLPLEILIVYAIYATQSKGLYFGLFVMILMIPIIILIKNKKLILTSIYTIIFGFAGAMILLVIFKDNFPELFTKIDSFSSSRVRIYEIGINELKNPFTLYFGKGIGSTHHILLDNGFSNFYFHSWFFQTLVNQGLIGITITLTNLYLIFKMCLNTKDKFKYFAYLGLIAYVFHTLIDVGYEYQFLGVMYYMLVAVLEKNLNPLESGEANEKTFISS from the coding sequence ATGACTAATGAATACTTAGAGAAGAATCGAATTCAAATACTTCTCCCAATCTTTGCCTTATTAAGTTTCACAACATGGGTTTTAAAGATTCCACAAATATATAATATAATTCTATATCTAACGATATTATTTCTTTTAATTATTTTTAAATTTAAGACATTCACTTTAATTATGTTTTCACTATTTAGTTTAATGTCGAATTTTAGAGCTGATAAACATCAATTAGTATTTCAAATAGTGTTTGGTGTACTTTCAATTTATTTAGTATTTCAGTTACTTTACAAGTGTTTATATAAAAAACAAAAATTGAAAGGTAAATTATTAATTCCTTTAATAATATTTTTAGGATATAGTTTAATTACTTTTATTTGGACAGTTAATGTTGTATCAGCAATTTCTAGAGTATCAATTATTATTCAGGGCTATGTTTTATATTTAGCATTAGTAAATAGTGATGACAAAGTTGAATTTAAAGAGATTTCATGGTTCTTTAGCTTATTTTTATTAACATTAAGTTTTGAATATATTGTGATTCTTGCAAGAGCAAACGTATTTTTTAATTTTGAAACAAAATATTATTTAATGGATTTATGGGCTAATCCAAATATAGTTGCTACTGTATTTGCAATTGGTTTTGTTCCATCATTGTATAAATACTTTATAAAAGATGGAAGTAAATTAAAATACTTATATTTGCCGCTTGAAATTTTAATAGTTTATGCTATTTATGCAACACAATCAAAAGGTTTGTATTTTGGATTGTTTGTAATGATTTTAATGATACCAATAATTATATTAATCAAGAATAAAAAACTTATTTTAACATCTATATATACTATTATTTTTGGATTTGCAGGAGCAATGATATTACTCGTTATTTTTAAAGATAATTTTCCAGAACTTTTTACAAAAATTGATAGTTTTTCAAGCAGTAGAGTAAGAATATATGAAATAGGAATTAACGAACTTAAAAATCCGTTCACACTTTATTTTGGAAAAGGAATAGGATCAACACATCATATTTTATTAGATAATGGATTTTCAAATTTTTATTTCCATAGTTGGTTTTTCCAAACATTGGTTAATCAAGGCTTAATTGGTATTACAATCACTTTAACAAATCTTTACTTAATATTCAAAATGTGTCTTAATACAAAAGATAAGTTTAAGTATTTTGCATATTTAGGATTAATAGCTTATGTATTTCATACGCTTATAGATGTGGGTTATGAATATCAGTTTTTAGGTGTAATGTATTATATGTTAGTTGCTGTTTTAGAAAAGAATTTAAATCCTTTGGAAAGTGGTGAAGCGAATGAAAAAACTTTTATTAGTAGTTAA